In Musa acuminata AAA Group cultivar baxijiao chromosome BXJ2-8, Cavendish_Baxijiao_AAA, whole genome shotgun sequence, one genomic interval encodes:
- the LOC103994741 gene encoding uncharacterized protein LOC103994741 has protein sequence MMAMNSGRGGGGGGGGGAKGTVEEGELSLPILLAERVATAAREAESFKWECTDAGKKADHLAGLLRSVTRVAASAPAPSYDRPVRRILAESSKTLDRVLALVRRCRRAGLLRRVVTITTGSTDLRKALALLDASAADLRWLLSIYSDEDGGGGGGFAISLPPIASTDPILAWVWSYAATVQSPARSAADRAHAAQALASLALDNDRNKKIILEEGCVPPLLALLRDGPAVDSQIAAAVALSNLANAADNVSVILSELAVPVIVHVLSDSPMRLQTQVAGLVSRLAAHHPDAQEEFARENAVRPLVSILSFEVPLDELRPAPKKPSSIHSLVKGMGVPSTGNSSLSGDGSSSSSRSSSLLRDYYHHHRKDRENESPEVKLALKVACAEALWMLAKGCLSNCRKITETKGLLCLSKIIELDKGELLHHCMMAVMEIAAAAEIDADLRRSAFKMNSPAAKSVVEQLIRVAQQGSSIVLQIAAIKAIGCLARTFPAKETKVLSPLVLQLGHWNPEVAAEAARALGKFAEPDNFLCVEHSKTIIEFAAVPALMRLHRSGEKAQLPPVILLSYLALHVPKSEALERAKVLGALQSVARSPLAQDPSLRELLPRAIYQLELYQVGLHADRQSYDV, from the coding sequence ATGATGGCCATGAACAGCGGGAGAGGAGGCggtggtggcggaggaggaggagcaaagGGAACAGTGGAGGAGGGGGAGCTGTCGCTGCCGATCCTACTGGCCGAGCGGGTGGCCACGGCCGCCCGCGAGGCGGAGTCGTTCAAGTGGGAGTGTACCGACGCGGGGAAGAAGGCGGACCACCTCGCCGGCCTGCTTCGCTCCGTCACCCGCGTCGCCGCATCCGCGCCTGCCCCCTCCTACGACCGCCCCGTTCGCCGCATCCTCGCGGAGTCCTCCAAGACCCTCGACCGCGTCCTCGCCCTcgtccgccgctgccgccgcgccGGCCTCCTCCGCCGCGTCGTCACCATCACCACCGGCTCCACTGACCTTCGCAAGGCCCTCGCCCTCCTCGACGCCTCCGCCGCCGATCTCCGCTGGCTCCTCTCCATCTACTCCGACgaagacggcggcggcggcggcggattcGCCATCAGCCTGCCACCCATCGCCAGCACCGACCCCATCCTCGCTTGGGTCTGGAGCTACGCCGCCACCGTCCAGTCCCCCGCCCGGTCCGCCGCCGACCGCGCGCACGCCGCCCAGGCCCTCGCCTCCCTCGCCCTCGACAACGACCGCAACAAGAAGATCATCCTTGAGGAGGGTTGCGTGCCGCCGCTCCTCGCTCTCCTCCGCGACGGCCCCGCCGTCGACTCGCAGATCGCGGCGGCCGTGGCTCTCTCCAACCTCGCCAACGCCGCCGACAACGTCTCTGTCATCCTCAGCGAGCTCGCCGTGCCCGTCATCGTCCATGTGCTCTCGGATTCCCCCATGCGCCTTCAGACCCAGGTCGCCGGCCTCGTATCCCGCTTAGCCGCCCACCACCCCGATGCGCAGGAGGAGTTCGCCCGGGAGAACGCCGTCCGACCGCTCGTCTCGATCCTCTCCTTCGAGGTGCCCCTCGACGAACTCCGGCCGGCGCCAAAAAAGCCCTCGAGCATCCACTCCCTCGTTAAAGGAATGGGGGTGCCATCCACCGGTAATTCCAGCCTTAGCGGCGAcggcagcagtagcagcagcagaagcTCATCTCTTTTGCGGGACTACTACCATCACCACCGCAAGGACCGGGAAAACGAGAGCCCCGAGGTGAAGCTCGCGCTCAAGGTCGCCTGTGCCGAAGCTCTCTGGATGCTCGCCAAAGGCTGCCTTTCCAACTGCCGCAAGATCACCGAGACCAAAGGCCTCCTCTGCCTGTCCAAGATCATCGAGCTCGATAAAGGCGAGCTGCTGCACCACTGCATGATGGCCGTGATGGAAATTGCAGCCGCAGCCGAAATTGACGCGGATCTCCGGCGCTCAGCCTTCAAGATGAACTCCCCAGCTGCCAAGTCAGTAGTGGAGCAGCTCATTCGAGTGGCGCAGCAGGGGAGCAGCATTGTTCTTCAGATCGCAGCTATCAAGGCCATTGGCTGCTTGGCAAGAACCTTTCCCGCAAAAGAGACCAAGGTTTTGAGCCCACTCGTGCTCCAGCTCGGACATTGGAATCCAGAGGTAGCGGCTGAAGCTGCCAGGGCTTTGGGGAAGTTTGCTGAACCAGACAATTTCCTCTGCGTGGAGCACTCGAAAACCATCATAGAGTTCGCTGCGGTGCCAGCGCTGATGCGGCTGCACCGGTCAGGAGAGAAGGCACAGCTGCCGCCAGTAATCCTTCTCAGCTACTTGGCATTGCACGTTCCTAAGAGTGAAGCTCTGGAACGTGCAAAGGTCTTGGGGGCTCTTCAATCAGTTGCCCGCAGTCCACTGGCGCAGGATCCCTCTCTAAGGGAATTGCTTCCTAGGGCTATCTACCAACTTGAGCTTTATCAGGTTGGATTGCATGCTGACAGACAGTCGTATGACGTGTGA